A single Streptomyces sp. 2114.4 DNA region contains:
- a CDS encoding DUF5995 family protein, producing MTTTQRYDIRGRPAAPLAGPAARPSARPESTAATDVADVLARMRALAEALPAEDGVAVFNGVYLAVTEAVARQIGDGAFQDPAAAGELDVRFALRYFDAVDATAAGLRPPACWRPLFQLRRHPGVHPLQFAMAGINAHIGHDLALAVLDTCRALECEPAALESDFDRVGGVLTGLEEQIRERLMPGPDVLDVADPLTHLIGSWSLDKARDGAWVAARALWGVRRLPEVAEELTERLDAGVGLVGRMLLTPLPG from the coding sequence GCCGCCCGGCCGTCCGCCCGACCGGAGTCCACGGCCGCGACGGATGTGGCGGACGTACTGGCCCGGATGCGGGCGCTGGCCGAGGCGCTGCCCGCCGAGGACGGGGTGGCCGTCTTCAACGGGGTCTACCTGGCGGTCACCGAAGCCGTGGCGCGGCAGATCGGGGACGGCGCGTTCCAGGACCCGGCGGCCGCGGGCGAGCTGGACGTGCGTTTCGCGCTGCGGTACTTCGACGCGGTGGACGCCACGGCCGCCGGGCTGCGGCCACCGGCCTGCTGGCGTCCGCTCTTCCAGCTCCGCCGCCACCCGGGAGTGCATCCGCTGCAGTTCGCGATGGCCGGGATCAATGCCCACATCGGACACGATCTGGCGCTGGCGGTGCTGGACACCTGCCGGGCGCTGGAGTGCGAACCGGCCGCGCTGGAAAGCGACTTCGACCGGGTCGGCGGGGTGCTGACCGGCCTGGAGGAGCAGATCCGCGAGCGGCTGATGCCCGGCCCCGATGTGCTGGACGTGGCCGATCCGCTGACGCATCTGATCGGGTCGTGGAGCCTGGACAAGGCCAGGGACGGCGCCTGGGTGGCGGCCAGGGCGCTGTGGGGCGTCCGCCGGCTGCCGGAGGTGGCCGAAGAGCTCACCGAGCGGCTGGATGCCGGGGTGGGCCTGGTCGGGCGGATGCTGCTGACTCCGCTGCCCGGCTGA
- a CDS encoding NAD(P)/FAD-dependent oxidoreductase has translation MTSTVPTAAHHADAQPPITMFGPDFPYAYDDFLAHPAGLGQIPATEHGKEVAVIGGGLSGIITAYELMKMGLKPVLYEADQIGGRLRTIGFEGTPADAAGLTAEMGAMRFPPSSTALQHYIDLVGLATKPFPNPLAPDTPSTVVDLKGESHYARTVEDLPEVYHQVMDAWNACLEEGADFSDMNQAIRERDVPRIREIWSHLVEKLDNQTFYGYLCDSTAFKSFRHREIFGQVGFGTGGWDTDFPNSILEILRVVYTEADDHHRGIVGGSQQLPLRLWEREPAKIVHWAPGTSLSSLHDGTPRPAVTRLNRTAGNHITVTDADGDIRTYQAAVFTAQSWMLLSKIDCDDSLFPIDHWTAMERTHYMESSKLFVPVDRPFWLDKDEDTGRDVMSMTLTDRMTRGTYLLDNGPDEPAVICLSYTWCDDSLKWLPLDANERMEVMLKSLSEIYPKVDIRKHIIGNPVTVSWENEPYFMGAFKANLPGHYRYQRRLFTHFMQDRLPADKRGLFLAGDDISWTAGWAEGAVQTALNAVWGVMHHFGGATDATNPGPGDVYDEIAPVELPED, from the coding sequence ATGACGTCCACGGTGCCCACCGCCGCCCACCACGCGGATGCCCAGCCGCCGATCACCATGTTCGGCCCGGACTTCCCGTACGCCTACGACGACTTCCTGGCCCACCCGGCGGGCCTCGGCCAGATCCCCGCGACCGAGCACGGTAAGGAGGTCGCGGTCATCGGCGGCGGCCTCTCCGGCATCATCACCGCCTACGAGCTGATGAAGATGGGCCTCAAGCCCGTCCTCTACGAGGCGGACCAGATAGGCGGCCGGCTGCGCACCATCGGCTTCGAGGGCACCCCGGCCGATGCCGCGGGCCTGACCGCGGAGATGGGCGCGATGCGCTTCCCGCCGTCCTCGACGGCGCTCCAGCACTACATCGACCTGGTGGGCCTCGCGACCAAGCCGTTCCCCAACCCGCTGGCCCCGGACACCCCCTCGACCGTCGTCGACCTCAAGGGCGAGTCCCACTACGCGCGTACGGTCGAAGACCTTCCCGAGGTCTACCACCAGGTGATGGACGCCTGGAACGCCTGCCTGGAAGAGGGCGCGGACTTCTCCGACATGAACCAGGCGATCCGCGAGCGCGACGTCCCGCGCATCCGCGAGATCTGGTCCCACCTCGTCGAGAAGCTCGACAACCAGACCTTCTACGGCTACCTCTGCGACTCGACGGCCTTCAAGTCCTTCCGGCACCGCGAGATCTTCGGACAGGTCGGCTTCGGCACCGGCGGCTGGGACACCGACTTCCCCAACTCCATCCTGGAGATCCTGCGGGTCGTCTACACCGAGGCCGACGACCACCACCGCGGCATCGTCGGCGGCAGCCAGCAGTTGCCGCTGCGCCTGTGGGAGCGCGAGCCCGCGAAGATCGTGCACTGGGCGCCGGGCACCTCGCTGTCGTCGCTGCACGACGGGACGCCGCGGCCCGCGGTCACCCGGCTGAACCGCACCGCCGGCAACCACATCACGGTGACCGACGCCGACGGCGACATCCGCACCTACCAGGCCGCCGTCTTCACCGCGCAGTCCTGGATGCTGCTGAGCAAGATCGACTGTGACGATTCGCTGTTCCCCATCGACCACTGGACGGCGATGGAGCGCACCCACTACATGGAGTCCAGCAAGCTCTTCGTCCCCGTCGACCGGCCGTTCTGGCTCGACAAGGACGAGGACACCGGCCGGGACGTCATGTCGATGACGCTGACGGACCGGATGACCCGCGGTACCTACCTGCTCGACAACGGTCCGGACGAGCCCGCCGTCATCTGCCTCTCCTACACCTGGTGCGACGACAGCCTCAAGTGGCTGCCGCTGGACGCGAACGAGCGGATGGAGGTCATGCTGAAGTCCCTGTCGGAGATCTATCCGAAGGTCGACATCCGCAAGCACATCATCGGCAACCCGGTCACCGTGTCCTGGGAGAACGAGCCCTACTTCATGGGCGCCTTCAAGGCGAACCTCCCCGGCCACTACCGCTACCAGCGCCGCCTGTTCACCCACTTCATGCAGGACCGGCTCCCCGCGGACAAGCGGGGCCTGTTCCTCGCGGGCGACGACATCTCCTGGACCGCGGGCTGGGCCGAGGGCGCCGTGCAGACCGCACTGAACGCGGTGTGGGGCGTGATGCACCACTTCGGCGGTGCGACCGATGCCACGAACCCGGGTCCGGGCGACGTGTACGACGAGATCGCACCGGTCGAACTGCCCGAGGACTAG
- a CDS encoding carbon-nitrogen hydrolase family protein, which yields MTSLHTALLQSSGRPGDVAHNLRVLDDAAREAAATGAGLLACPELFLTGYAIGADVHRLAETADGDSARAIGEIAAEHGIAVLYGYPERAAQDETDSAAVYNSAQLIGPDGSRLANYRKTHLFGCFEHEWFTPGERAVVQAELAGLRIGLLICYDVEFPENVRAHALAGTDLLLVPTAQMHPFQFVAESVIPVRAFENQMYLAYVNRVGAEAEFEFVGLSCLAGPDGVVRTRAGRTEQLVRAEVDPAFLKQSRADNPYLHDRRPELYGPLT from the coding sequence ATGACGTCGCTGCACACCGCCCTGCTCCAGAGTTCGGGCCGGCCCGGCGATGTCGCGCACAATCTGCGGGTCCTCGACGACGCGGCCCGCGAGGCGGCGGCGACCGGCGCCGGACTGCTCGCCTGCCCCGAGCTGTTCCTCACCGGCTATGCCATCGGCGCCGACGTCCACCGCCTTGCCGAGACCGCCGACGGCGACAGCGCCCGGGCCATCGGGGAGATCGCCGCCGAGCACGGCATCGCGGTGCTCTACGGCTACCCCGAGCGTGCCGCGCAGGACGAGACCGACAGCGCCGCGGTGTACAACTCGGCGCAGCTCATCGGGCCGGACGGCTCGCGCCTCGCGAACTACCGCAAGACGCATCTCTTCGGCTGCTTCGAGCACGAATGGTTCACCCCGGGGGAGCGGGCCGTCGTCCAGGCCGAGCTGGCCGGCCTGAGGATCGGCCTGCTGATCTGCTATGACGTGGAGTTCCCGGAGAACGTCCGGGCCCATGCGCTGGCCGGCACCGATCTGCTGCTGGTGCCCACCGCGCAGATGCACCCGTTCCAGTTCGTCGCCGAGTCCGTCATCCCGGTCCGCGCCTTCGAGAACCAGATGTACCTCGCGTACGTCAACCGGGTCGGCGCGGAGGCCGAGTTCGAGTTCGTCGGCCTCAGCTGCCTGGCAGGCCCGGACGGTGTCGTCCGCACCCGCGCAGGCCGCACCGAGCAGCTGGTACGGGCCGAGGTCGACCCCGCCTTCCTGAAGCAATCCCGGGCGGACAACCCCTATCTGCACGACCGCCGGCCGGAGCTGTACGGCCCGCTGACCTGA